Below is a genomic region from Tenrec ecaudatus isolate mTenEca1 chromosome 15, mTenEca1.hap1, whole genome shotgun sequence.
TTGCAACAGAAGCTAAGTATCAACAGATAGAGACACCCTTCCAACTGAATAAACTTCCAAAGCAGCATAATGAGCCAGGAGCAATCTGGGAAAACCCACTCCGTGTGCACAAATCCTGTCTCATTGGGGGAAACAATAGTTGTCCATCATAGTAGAATTCCCTTGGTCAATCAGCATGCCTGGGGAGAGTGCATTTGCTCTCACAGAGCCATCAATACACTGCAAGAGATTTtcagacagaaaaagaaacaaaagcacagcATCCAAATACACAGAACATCCATAAGAACCGGGTTTTCTGACTTTATTTTGCAGCCATGAATTCCCAGGACTATCGAAGCCAGAACTCAAGCCTTAAAATCATGACTTTCCGGCCTACCATGGAAGAATTTAAGGATTTCAACAAATACATTGCTTACATGGAATCCCAAGGTGCCCACCGTGCAGGCCTGGCTAAGATAATCCCACCCAAACAGTGGACAGCCAGAGAGAACTATGACGATGTGGATGACATCCTCATAGCCAGTCCTGTGCAGCAGGTAACTACTGGGCaaacaggtgtctttttgcaataccataaaaagaagaaatccatGACCGTGGAGGAGTATCGCCACTTGGCCAACACTGACAGATACCGCACTCCCACACACCGGGATGTTGACGATTTGGAGCGGACCTATTGGAAGAGCCGCATGTACAattctcccatttatggggcTGGAGTATGTGGCTCCTTATTTGGTGAAAACACTGAGCATTGGAACCTCAGACACCTGGGGACGATCCAGGATCTGCTGGAGCAGGAGTGTGGAGTTGTCATCAAAGGCGTCAACACCCCCTACCTGTACTTTGGCCTGTGGCAGACCACCTTCACTTGGCACACGGAGGACATGGACCTGTACAGCATCAACTACCTGCACTTCGGGGAGCCCAAAACGTGGTATGCGGTGCCCCCTGAGCATGGAGCCCGGCTGGAGAGACTGGCCAGGGAGCTTTTCCCTGGCAGTTCCAGTGGCTGCGCGAACTTCCTGCGgcacaaggtggccctcatcTCACCCAGAGTCCTCAGGGAGAACGGCATTCCTGTTGGTCGGATCACCCAGGGAGCAGGCGAGTTCATGGTCACATTCCCCTATGGATACCACGCTGGCTTCAATCACGGTTTCAACTGTGCGGAATCCATCAACTTTGCCACCCTGCGCTGGGTTAATTACGGTAAAGCTGCTTCTCAGTGCAGCTGTGGGGAAGCCAGGGTCACATTTCCCATGGACGCCTTCGTGCGCATTCTGCAACCCGAGCACTATGAGCTGTGGAAACACGGCAGGGACCGCACCTCCTTGGACCACGTGGAACCCACAGCACTGACCAGCCCGGAGTGGACGGCCTGGAAGGGAGCCAGGACTCGTGCGATGGTCAAGGGGCGTCTGCGGTCCTTTAAGCCACGCAGGGCCAGGCGTCGCTCTCTGACTCTGGCAGCagacagtgggcttgggg
It encodes:
- the LOC142427496 gene encoding lysine-specific demethylase 4D-like; protein product: MNSQDYRSQNSSLKIMTFRPTMEEFKDFNKYIAYMESQGAHRAGLAKIIPPKQWTARENYDDVDDILIASPVQQVTTGQTGVFLQYHKKKKSMTVEEYRHLANTDRYRTPTHRDVDDLERTYWKSRMYNSPIYGAGVCGSLFGENTEHWNLRHLGTIQDLLEQECGVVIKGVNTPYLYFGLWQTTFTWHTEDMDLYSINYLHFGEPKTWYAVPPEHGARLERLARELFPGSSSGCANFLRHKVALISPRVLRENGIPVGRITQGAGEFMVTFPYGYHAGFNHGFNCAESINFATLRWVNYGKAASQCSCGEARVTFPMDAFVRILQPEHYELWKHGRDRTSLDHVEPTALTSPEWTAWKGARTRAMVKGRLRSFKPRRARRRSLTLAADSGLGGCALVCPRPTTHSWADSSTVQPEDPTCMGCSPTGSSVSLLPTSVPSAQYLQASPKGTRTRRPRDSDAHQQSVKSRAKSHTASTFVHLPTQALHENQQSTDDSGPRRFEIQHAVKASGCCCDPDLQPLGPPLNPNSLMHPDPCLKSLDNISVNLPDMLVLSPPNESLTSKTFSSYASVHSMAPLDLLGAIAMEPLKLL